One part of the Anaeromyxobacter sp. Fw109-5 genome encodes these proteins:
- the pyk gene encoding pyruvate kinase translates to MRRAKIVATLGPASSDPDVLQRMLAAGVDVARLNFSHGRHEDHAQMLDRIRTASRHLGRAVAVLQDLQGPKIRTGPLAAGREGVRLEAGAELVIATDAEVKGDAKLVSTTYPHLAEDVRPGDRLLVDDGLIELRVLETDGVRARCQVVEGGVLREHKGINLPGVALRAEALSEKDRADIAFGLAHGVDAVALSFVRSAEDIRACRDEMERVGRVVPVIAKIEKPEALDAIDAIIEAADGIMIARGDLGVEILPERVPLLQKDICRRGNAAGKPVVIATQMLESMIEHPRPTRAEASDVANAVWDGADAVMLSAESASGRFPLNAVQMMDRIVREAETSPAPSVGIPDVRSRPAAFNLVTAAAACEAADAAGAVAICCFTLSGTTARLLSHFRPRVPVIAFSPDQSIRRRLALYWGVVPRVLEPVKNADLMAELVSDVLLGDGVVKPGDRVVLVHGSPLGIPGQTNSIRLHEITHPSERGPAQRYRVPI, encoded by the coding sequence ATGCGCCGCGCCAAGATCGTCGCCACCCTCGGTCCCGCCTCCTCCGATCCCGACGTGCTGCAGCGCATGCTGGCCGCCGGGGTGGACGTGGCGAGGCTCAACTTCTCCCACGGCCGTCACGAGGACCACGCCCAGATGCTGGATCGCATCCGGACGGCCTCGCGCCATCTCGGCCGCGCCGTCGCCGTCCTCCAGGACCTCCAGGGCCCCAAGATCCGCACCGGCCCCTTGGCGGCCGGACGGGAGGGCGTCCGCCTCGAGGCGGGGGCGGAGCTCGTCATCGCCACCGACGCGGAGGTGAAGGGCGACGCGAAGCTCGTCTCCACCACCTACCCGCACCTCGCCGAGGACGTTCGCCCGGGGGACCGCCTCCTCGTCGACGACGGGCTCATCGAGCTGCGCGTCCTCGAGACCGACGGCGTCCGCGCGCGCTGCCAGGTGGTCGAGGGGGGCGTGCTGCGCGAGCACAAGGGGATCAACCTCCCCGGCGTGGCGCTCCGCGCCGAGGCGCTCTCCGAGAAGGACCGGGCGGACATCGCCTTCGGCCTCGCGCACGGCGTGGACGCGGTGGCGCTCTCGTTCGTGCGCTCCGCGGAGGACATCCGGGCCTGCCGCGACGAGATGGAGCGGGTCGGCCGGGTCGTCCCGGTGATCGCCAAGATCGAGAAGCCCGAGGCGCTCGACGCCATCGACGCGATCATCGAGGCCGCCGACGGGATCATGATCGCGCGCGGCGACCTCGGCGTGGAGATCCTGCCCGAGCGCGTGCCGCTGCTGCAGAAGGACATCTGCCGGCGCGGCAACGCGGCCGGCAAGCCGGTGGTCATCGCCACCCAGATGCTCGAGTCGATGATCGAGCACCCCCGGCCGACCCGCGCCGAGGCCTCCGACGTGGCGAACGCCGTCTGGGACGGCGCCGACGCGGTGATGCTCTCCGCGGAGAGCGCGAGCGGCCGCTTCCCCCTGAACGCCGTGCAGATGATGGACCGCATCGTGCGCGAGGCGGAGACGAGCCCCGCCCCGTCCGTGGGCATCCCCGACGTCCGCTCTCGCCCGGCCGCGTTCAACCTCGTCACCGCCGCGGCCGCCTGCGAGGCGGCCGACGCCGCCGGCGCGGTGGCCATCTGCTGCTTCACCCTCTCCGGCACGACCGCGCGGCTCCTCTCGCACTTCCGGCCGCGCGTGCCCGTCATCGCCTTCTCGCCCGACCAGTCGATCCGGCGCCGCCTCGCGCTGTACTGGGGCGTCGTCCCGCGGGTCCTCGAGCCGGTGAAGAACGCCGACCTCATGGCGGAGCTCGTCTCGGACGTGCTCCTCGGCGACGGCGTCGTGAAGCCGGGCGACCGGGTCGTCCTGGTCCACGGCTCGCCGCTCGGCATCCCGGGCCAGACGAACTCCATCCGCCTGCACGAGATCACCCACCCCTCGGAGCGCGGGCCCGCGCAGCGCTACCGCGTTCCCATCTGA